In one window of Meiothermus sp. DNA:
- a CDS encoding UDP-glucose/GDP-mannose dehydrogenase family protein: MKVAVIGTGYVGITTGVTLAYIGHQVTCVDVDLKKLALLRSGKAHIYEPGLEELMHLSRERLKFTDAYAEAVPDADVIFVAVGTPSAPDGSPDLRYVQAAAEGIGQHLNSKFTVIVNKSTVPIGSGNWVESLVQSAYEAKNGKKAKGNFAVASNPEFLREGSAIYDSLYPDRIVVGAEREEALETLYNLYRPLIEQSFPEPAFQPRPNAMKAVPLISADLASAELIKYAANAFLSVKISFINEIAALAERVGADVTQIARGIGLDSRIGPRFLQAGIGWGGSCFGKDTAALVSTAKEYGLSMPIVQAAREVNYRQRERIVEKLQRELKILKGRTIGLLGLAFKPNTDDLRDSPALDIAQRLIKQGVKVRVHDPIALKQAREQNPDLAVEYCESVMDLAEDADAVVLVTDWAVYRDLDWEGMARVMKKPLVVDGRNFLDKRRLEKAGFQHVGVGTGTNPQLVTAEG; the protein is encoded by the coding sequence ATGAAAGTCGCTGTCATCGGTACTGGATACGTAGGCATTACCACTGGGGTCACGCTGGCTTACATTGGCCATCAGGTAACCTGCGTGGATGTGGATCTCAAGAAGCTGGCCCTTTTACGCTCCGGCAAGGCGCACATTTACGAGCCGGGCCTCGAGGAACTCATGCACCTATCCCGCGAGCGCCTTAAGTTCACCGACGCCTACGCCGAAGCCGTACCGGATGCCGACGTGATCTTTGTTGCGGTAGGCACCCCCTCGGCCCCCGATGGCAGCCCCGACCTGCGCTATGTGCAGGCGGCTGCCGAGGGCATCGGTCAGCACCTGAACAGCAAGTTCACGGTAATCGTGAACAAATCCACCGTACCCATTGGCTCGGGTAACTGGGTGGAGTCGCTGGTACAAAGCGCTTACGAGGCCAAGAACGGCAAGAAGGCTAAGGGCAACTTTGCGGTGGCTTCTAACCCCGAGTTCCTGCGCGAAGGCTCAGCCATCTACGACTCGCTCTACCCCGACCGCATCGTGGTGGGCGCCGAGCGGGAGGAAGCCCTCGAGACCCTCTACAACCTTTACCGTCCCCTGATTGAGCAAAGCTTTCCCGAGCCCGCTTTCCAGCCCCGTCCCAATGCCATGAAAGCGGTGCCGCTAATCTCCGCCGACCTGGCCTCTGCCGAACTGATCAAGTACGCTGCCAACGCCTTCTTATCGGTCAAGATCAGCTTCATCAACGAGATTGCAGCCCTGGCCGAGCGGGTAGGTGCCGATGTGACCCAGATTGCCCGTGGCATCGGTCTGGATAGTCGCATTGGGCCCCGTTTTCTTCAGGCCGGAATCGGCTGGGGCGGTAGCTGCTTCGGCAAGGACACCGCTGCGCTGGTCTCGACCGCCAAGGAGTACGGCCTCTCGATGCCCATCGTGCAGGCAGCCCGCGAGGTGAACTACCGCCAGCGCGAGCGTATCGTGGAAAAACTGCAGCGCGAACTCAAGATCCTCAAGGGCCGCACCATTGGCCTGCTGGGCCTGGCCTTCAAGCCCAATACCGACGACCTGCGCGATTCTCCGGCCCTGGATATCGCCCAGCGTCTCATCAAGCAGGGGGTCAAGGTGCGCGTCCACGATCCTATCGCCCTAAAGCAGGCCAGGGAACAAAACCCCGACCTGGCCGTGGAGTATTGCGAGAGCGTGATGGACTTGGCCGAGGATGCCGATGCAGTGGTGCTGGTTACCGACTGGGCCGTCTACCGCGACCTCGACTGGGAGGGCATGGCCAGGGTCATGAAAAAGCCCCTGGTGGTGGACGGGCGCAACTTCCTCGACAAGCGGCGCCTGGAAAAAGCCGGTTTTCAGCATGTGGGGGTGGGCACAGGCACCAACCCGCAGCTGGTCACGGCGGAAGGTTAG
- a CDS encoding mannose-1-phosphate guanylyltransferase/mannose-6-phosphate isomerase translates to MVAVILSGGAGTRLWPVSREQYPKPFMKLPDGQSLLQKAFLRAARVGAQRVLTVTGLEYYYSTASEYEALGMPEVQTSFVVEPLRRNTAPAIAMAALWVAEHNPDEVMLVLSADHLILREEAFAQAVTQAQAIAQEGYLVTFGIQPTYPATNFGYIEQGLPLQDGAYRVARFVEKPDQQTAEAYLQTGRFFWNAGIFCFKATTYLQALEHLQPDMYKAALDCWQGSEKGDVAYLDANLFKQVPSESVDYAVMEKAAQVAVVPADLGWSDLGSWDAAALMVPPDAAGNRVFGEAVLLETTNTFVQTEDRVVAVIGASDLVIVDTRDALLVARRDKVQDVKKVVEQLTHSKHDTVRRHRTIRRPWGSYLTLEETSGFKIRRVVVKPGQALSNHLHHHRSEHWTVLRGTAQVWLDGRAQMLRQGESVSALAGVAHQLINPGLLDLVLIEVQTGEYLGEDDVKRLESYV, encoded by the coding sequence ATGGTGGCAGTCATTCTTTCAGGTGGGGCCGGTACACGCCTGTGGCCGGTCTCGAGGGAACAGTACCCCAAACCCTTCATGAAACTACCCGACGGGCAAAGCCTGTTGCAAAAAGCCTTCTTGCGGGCCGCACGGGTTGGAGCTCAGCGGGTGCTCACTGTTACGGGCCTGGAGTATTACTACAGCACCGCCAGTGAGTACGAGGCCCTGGGCATGCCCGAAGTGCAGACCTCGTTTGTGGTCGAGCCCCTGCGCCGCAACACCGCCCCCGCCATTGCCATGGCCGCTTTGTGGGTTGCCGAGCACAACCCCGATGAGGTCATGCTGGTGCTCTCGGCCGACCACCTCATTTTGCGAGAAGAGGCCTTTGCCCAGGCGGTCACTCAGGCCCAGGCCATCGCCCAAGAGGGCTATCTGGTGACATTTGGCATTCAGCCTACCTACCCGGCCACCAATTTTGGCTACATCGAGCAAGGTCTACCTCTACAAGATGGCGCATATCGGGTTGCCCGCTTCGTGGAAAAGCCCGACCAGCAGACTGCCGAGGCTTATCTGCAAACCGGGCGCTTCTTCTGGAACGCAGGCATTTTCTGCTTCAAGGCGACCACCTATCTGCAAGCCCTGGAGCACCTCCAGCCCGATATGTACAAAGCAGCGCTGGACTGCTGGCAGGGTAGCGAGAAGGGGGACGTGGCCTATCTGGATGCAAACCTCTTCAAACAGGTTCCCAGTGAGTCGGTGGACTATGCGGTCATGGAAAAAGCCGCGCAGGTAGCAGTAGTACCCGCTGATCTGGGCTGGAGTGATCTGGGCTCCTGGGACGCTGCCGCTTTGATGGTGCCGCCGGATGCAGCGGGCAACCGGGTGTTTGGCGAGGCGGTTTTGCTCGAGACCACCAATACTTTTGTCCAGACTGAAGACCGTGTGGTAGCGGTAATTGGTGCCAGCGATCTGGTGATCGTGGATACCCGCGATGCCCTGCTGGTGGCCCGGCGCGATAAAGTACAGGACGTAAAGAAGGTGGTGGAACAACTCACCCACTCCAAGCACGACACCGTACGCCGCCACCGCACCATCCGGCGGCCCTGGGGAAGCTACCTGACGCTGGAAGAAACGAGTGGGTTCAAAATACGGCGGGTGGTGGTCAAGCCGGGCCAGGCCCTCTCCAACCACCTGCACCACCACCGCAGCGAACACTGGACGGTGTTGCGAGGTACGGCCCAGGTCTGGCTGGACGGCAGAGCACAGATGCTAAGGCAGGGCGAATCGGTCAGTGCCCTGGCCGGAGTTGCCCATCAACTCATCAACCCCGGACTGCTGGATCTGGTCTTGATTGAGGTACAAACCGGCGAGTACCTGGGCGAAGACGATGTCAAGCGGCTGGAAAGCTATGTATAA
- a CDS encoding NUDIX hydrolase, whose amino-acid sequence MRRDLLVAAAILLDKQGRVLLVANDWSRRGRVRYTLPGGMVEAGETIPAAIAREVQEETGLRIRGIQHLAYVIQVEDARKSERTIAMAFRADYEGLLNPKDPDGHIVEARFFTAEEVAVKLDEHRPLLEPLMDYLQGERGRFYAYSSWGSEGIRV is encoded by the coding sequence TTGCGACGTGACCTATTGGTAGCCGCGGCTATCCTGCTGGACAAGCAGGGACGGGTTTTGCTGGTCGCCAACGACTGGAGCCGCCGGGGCAGGGTGCGCTATACCCTGCCGGGTGGCATGGTCGAGGCTGGGGAGACCATCCCGGCTGCCATCGCACGAGAGGTACAGGAAGAAACAGGCCTCCGGATCCGAGGCATTCAACACCTGGCGTATGTAATCCAGGTAGAGGATGCCCGTAAGAGCGAACGCACCATCGCCATGGCTTTCCGTGCCGATTACGAGGGCCTGCTCAACCCCAAAGACCCCGATGGGCACATCGTGGAGGCCCGTTTCTTCACCGCCGAGGAGGTAGCCGTCAAGCTGGATGAACACCGCCCCCTCCTGGAGCCCCTGATGGACTACCTGCAGGGCGAGCGGGGCAGATTCTATGCATACTCGAGCTGGGGGAGCGAAGGAATCAGGGTTTGA
- the prfA gene encoding peptide chain release factor 1, with product MLEKLASLEAEYQTLERQLADPAVLTNPSEYQRISKRYAEMGHLVETIRAYKETLAHLEEARELQFDPELGEMAQADIEALEPRVKALEAELELLLLPKDPIDEKNVIVEIRAGTGGEEAALFAAELRDMIMEYARRGGYKVELLDTSLTDLGGVSKVSFEVTGPGAYGYLKYEAGVHRVQRVPATETQGRIHTSTATVAVMPEAEEVDVQLDPADLDITVSRASGPGGQGVNTTDSAVQVLHKPSGIIVSCMESRSQIKNKEKALSILRSRLLEIKRAEEAARRREDRLAQIGAGERSEKIRTYNFPQSRVTDHRIGFTTHDLEGVLSGDLSKLHEALRKADQERQLEALSSAPKSA from the coding sequence ATGCTAGAGAAACTTGCATCCCTAGAAGCCGAGTACCAGACGCTCGAGCGGCAACTGGCCGACCCGGCAGTACTCACCAACCCATCGGAGTATCAGCGCATCAGCAAGCGCTATGCCGAGATGGGGCATCTGGTAGAAACCATTCGCGCCTACAAAGAAACCCTGGCCCACCTCGAGGAGGCCCGTGAACTGCAGTTCGACCCCGAGTTGGGCGAGATGGCCCAGGCCGACATCGAGGCCCTGGAACCCAGGGTAAAGGCCCTCGAGGCCGAGCTCGAGCTCTTGCTGCTTCCCAAGGACCCTATCGATGAGAAAAACGTCATTGTGGAAATTCGGGCCGGCACCGGGGGCGAGGAGGCCGCGCTGTTTGCTGCCGAGCTGCGCGACATGATTATGGAGTATGCCCGGCGGGGCGGCTATAAGGTCGAACTCCTGGACACCTCGCTCACCGACTTAGGGGGGGTCTCCAAGGTCTCCTTCGAGGTGACGGGGCCGGGGGCTTATGGCTACTTGAAATACGAGGCCGGGGTACACCGGGTGCAGCGGGTGCCCGCCACCGAGACCCAGGGCCGCATCCACACCTCCACCGCGACCGTAGCGGTGATGCCCGAGGCCGAGGAAGTCGACGTGCAACTCGACCCCGCCGATCTGGATATTACCGTCTCGAGGGCCTCGGGGCCGGGCGGGCAGGGGGTCAACACCACCGACTCGGCGGTGCAGGTCTTGCACAAGCCTAGCGGCATAATTGTTTCCTGCATGGAGTCGCGCAGCCAGATCAAGAACAAGGAAAAAGCCCTCTCCATCCTGCGCTCGAGGCTCCTGGAGATCAAACGGGCCGAGGAGGCCGCCCGCCGCCGCGAAGACCGCCTGGCCCAGATTGGGGCGGGCGAGCGCTCGGAGAAAATCCGCACCTACAACTTCCCCCAGTCGCGCGTTACCGACCACCGCATCGGCTTTACCACCCACGACCTGGAAGGCGTACTCTCGGGCGACCTCTCCAAGCTGCACGAAGCCCTGCGCAAGGCCGATCAGGAACGCCAGCTCGAGGCCCTCTCCAGCGCACCCAAGTCCGCCTAG
- a CDS encoding lysophospholipid acyltransferase family protein, with protein MAHPYAIHPQTPWQRFGVWALRMLGWTAVMAPPPGKKFVLVGYPHTSNWDFLYALLWGMASGTRFRWVGKKQLFPPVLGVVMRWLGGIPVDRSRAGGDFVKQVARIFDQHDNLWVVVAAEGTRSRAPYWKSGFYYMALEANVPIALAYIDYSRKEVGIGGYFTPSGNIETDFEQIKAFYADKVGRDPSKQSPIQLKPKEEAES; from the coding sequence ATGGCACATCCGTATGCGATTCACCCCCAGACGCCCTGGCAGCGTTTTGGGGTTTGGGCCTTGCGAATGCTGGGCTGGACGGCGGTGATGGCTCCGCCTCCCGGAAAAAAGTTCGTGCTGGTAGGCTACCCCCACACCTCCAACTGGGACTTTCTCTATGCGCTTTTGTGGGGCATGGCTTCGGGCACGCGCTTTCGCTGGGTGGGCAAAAAACAGCTTTTTCCCCCGGTGTTGGGGGTGGTGATGCGCTGGCTGGGGGGCATCCCGGTAGACCGCTCCAGAGCAGGCGGCGATTTTGTGAAGCAGGTAGCCCGCATCTTCGACCAGCACGACAACCTCTGGGTGGTGGTGGCCGCCGAGGGCACCCGCAGCCGCGCCCCTTACTGGAAAAGCGGGTTTTACTACATGGCCCTGGAGGCCAATGTGCCCATTGCACTGGCCTACATTGACTATAGCCGTAAAGAGGTGGGCATCGGAGGGTACTTCACCCCCAGCGGCAACATTGAGACCGACTTTGAGCAAATCAAGGCTTTTTACGCCGACAAAGTAGGTCGTGACCCCAGCAAACAAAGCCCCATTCAACTAAAACCCAAAGAGGAAGCTGAAAGCTAA
- a CDS encoding DinB family protein codes for MNNDLRVFYGWVRRSREILFGYCTSLPPEIYTQERPDFAFGSMRNLHAHVADCYLWWVGTVGLGKPQAPIQGSEVPDVAAMRKVFAQADAVVEQALQTFNQLDQIYEWTHPRKGWKAKVSQRWLLLHPITHEFHHKGQITALGRVLGHPAVLSPGVDTDLVNPEF; via the coding sequence ATGAACAATGACCTGCGGGTTTTTTATGGTTGGGTGCGGCGTTCCCGCGAAATCCTCTTTGGCTACTGCACCTCGCTGCCGCCGGAAATCTATACCCAGGAGCGCCCCGATTTTGCCTTTGGCAGCATGCGCAACCTGCACGCCCACGTGGCTGACTGCTACTTGTGGTGGGTGGGTACGGTGGGCCTGGGCAAGCCCCAGGCCCCAATCCAGGGGTCGGAGGTGCCCGATGTAGCGGCCATGAGAAAGGTCTTTGCTCAAGCCGATGCGGTGGTCGAACAGGCCCTGCAAACATTTAACCAGCTCGACCAGATATACGAGTGGACGCATCCACGCAAGGGCTGGAAGGCCAAGGTGAGCCAGCGCTGGCTGCTGCTGCATCCCATCACCCACGAGTTCCACCACAAGGGCCAGATTACCGCTCTGGGGCGGGTGCTGGGGCATCCGGCAGTGCTTTCGCCAGGGGTGGACACCGATCTGGTTAATCCTGAGTTTTGA
- a CDS encoding ion transporter, translating to MSRSVSNTLSRLVESAPFNRLVTVIILFAAVLVGLETYPALMERFGPTLHLLNNLVLALFALEVLLRMAALWPRPLHYFQSGWNVFDFVIVALSLLPGLGTYAVAARLLRLLRVLRLIRTLPDLQIILGALLKSIPSIGWVLVLMMLLLYVYAVAGVFLFGQGDPFHFGNLHTALLTLFSILTLEGWVDILRIQYFGCDRFELPDPALCTQPKAQPLLAVVYMVSFVLLGTLVFLNLLVGIVVNSMDEMRKSLQETRLPPPGSLEQQVQEVQARLREAQGMLEALVKTQD from the coding sequence GTGAGCCGCTCTGTATCCAATACCCTCTCCCGCCTGGTGGAATCGGCACCGTTCAACCGCTTGGTAACCGTCATCATCCTATTTGCGGCGGTGCTGGTGGGCCTCGAGACCTATCCCGCCCTGATGGAGCGCTTTGGCCCTACCCTCCACCTGCTCAACAACCTGGTGCTGGCCCTGTTTGCCCTCGAGGTGCTCCTGCGCATGGCGGCCCTCTGGCCCCGGCCTCTGCACTATTTTCAGAGTGGCTGGAACGTGTTCGATTTCGTCATTGTGGCCCTTAGCCTGCTGCCGGGCCTGGGAACGTATGCGGTAGCGGCCCGCCTGCTGCGGCTCTTGCGCGTGCTGCGGCTCATCCGCACCCTGCCCGACCTTCAGATTATTTTGGGTGCCCTGCTCAAAAGCATCCCCTCCATTGGCTGGGTGCTGGTCTTGATGATGCTGCTGCTCTACGTCTATGCGGTGGCCGGGGTGTTTTTGTTCGGCCAGGGCGACCCCTTCCACTTCGGCAATCTGCACACCGCCCTGCTCACCCTCTTCAGCATCCTGACCCTGGAGGGCTGGGTGGATATCCTCCGCATCCAGTATTTCGGCTGCGACCGCTTCGAGCTGCCCGACCCCGCTTTGTGTACCCAGCCCAAAGCCCAGCCCCTACTGGCGGTGGTGTACATGGTCTCGTTTGTGCTGCTGGGCACGCTGGTGTTCTTGAACCTGCTGGTAGGCATTGTGGTCAACAGCATGGACGAGATGCGAAAAAGCCTGCAAGAAACCCGGCTTCCCCCACCCGGAAGCCTCGAGCAGCAGGTGCAAGAGGTACAGGCCAGGCTGCGCGAGGCGCAGGGAATGCTGGAGGCCCTGGTCAAAACTCAGGATTAA
- a CDS encoding SDR family NAD(P)-dependent oxidoreductase: protein MKPKVCLVVGMGRGIGLSVARRFGREGYRLGLVARSETNLENYAGALELDGCTVKTFPTDITRTPQLISAVRETEKQLGPIEVLIYNAYASADSRASELSVEALEDTLKVNLYGALVAAQLVIPGMLSRRKGTLLFTGGGLALNPAPDLAALSIGKASLRALVGALSKELYHEGIHVATVTIAGQVKRNTPFDPDLIAEKFWELHAQPPGRWKTEVVYQG, encoded by the coding sequence ATGAAACCCAAGGTCTGTCTGGTGGTGGGCATGGGGCGGGGCATCGGGCTGAGCGTGGCCCGACGCTTTGGCCGGGAGGGGTATCGGCTGGGTCTGGTTGCCCGCAGCGAAACCAACCTGGAGAACTATGCGGGCGCCCTCGAGCTCGACGGTTGCACGGTCAAAACCTTTCCCACCGACATCACCCGCACGCCGCAACTGATTTCAGCGGTAAGGGAAACCGAAAAGCAGCTTGGCCCCATCGAGGTTTTGATTTACAACGCCTATGCCTCGGCGGACAGCCGGGCTTCGGAGCTCAGCGTGGAAGCCCTCGAGGACACCCTCAAGGTCAACCTGTATGGGGCGCTGGTGGCGGCCCAACTGGTGATCCCCGGTATGCTCTCGCGCCGCAAAGGCACCCTCCTCTTTACCGGGGGCGGCCTGGCCCTGAACCCCGCGCCCGACTTGGCCGCGCTCTCCATTGGCAAAGCCTCGCTACGCGCCCTGGTGGGTGCGCTCAGCAAGGAGCTCTACCACGAAGGCATCCACGTAGCCACCGTGACCATTGCAGGCCAGGTGAAGCGCAACACCCCCTTCGACCCCGACCTGATTGCCGAAAAGTTCTGGGAGCTGCACGCCCAGCCGCCCGGCCGGTGGAAGACCGAGGTGGTCTACCAGGGATGA
- the der gene encoding ribosome biogenesis GTPase Der: MYRVVIVGRPNVGKSSLFNKLLGLRAAPEKYAKAGSQFAVVADVPGVTRDLKEGVVENEQGRFKLVDTGGLWSGDVWEKKIKQKVERAIQDADLVLFAVDGRSDIATADLEVADFLRRQGKPVLLVATKIDDPKHQAYLGDFYALGFGEAVPTSAAHSRGFDELLERIWELLPVRQGESEPEVVPIRLAIVGRPNAGKSSLLNAILGEERVIVSEIPGTTRDTIDVEFDYGGSRFLLVDTAGIRKRPETGVEEQAIGRAHQAILDADVVLLVVDPKELGDHELKLANEALDAGKPVIVTITKWDLIESKEEAKRVRADLALKLSHIQHLPMLYVSSVTKQNLHKLLSEAARLYELARVRFETAELNRWLSVWSTQTMLPNFKGKPLKLFFLTQPEVAPPTFVFFCNHPEFVTRAFEGFLRNRIGEDLGLREIPFRMVFRGRREPKGGGEGS; encoded by the coding sequence ATGTATCGAGTGGTGATTGTGGGTCGCCCCAATGTGGGCAAGTCGAGCCTGTTCAACAAACTATTGGGTTTGCGGGCCGCACCCGAGAAGTACGCCAAGGCCGGAAGCCAGTTTGCCGTGGTGGCCGACGTGCCGGGGGTTACCCGCGACCTCAAAGAGGGTGTGGTGGAGAACGAGCAGGGACGCTTCAAGCTGGTGGATACCGGGGGCTTGTGGTCGGGGGACGTGTGGGAGAAGAAAATCAAGCAAAAGGTGGAGCGGGCCATTCAGGACGCCGACCTGGTGCTGTTTGCCGTGGATGGGCGCAGCGATATTGCGACCGCCGACCTCGAGGTCGCCGACTTTTTGCGCCGCCAGGGTAAACCGGTGTTGCTGGTAGCCACCAAGATAGACGACCCCAAGCACCAGGCCTACCTGGGCGACTTTTATGCCCTGGGCTTTGGTGAAGCGGTTCCCACCAGTGCAGCCCACAGCCGGGGGTTTGACGAACTGCTGGAGCGCATCTGGGAGTTGTTGCCCGTGCGCCAGGGCGAAAGCGAGCCCGAGGTCGTGCCTATCCGCCTGGCCATTGTGGGTCGCCCCAACGCGGGCAAGTCCAGCCTGCTGAACGCCATTCTGGGCGAGGAGCGGGTGATTGTCTCGGAAATCCCCGGCACCACCCGCGACACCATCGACGTGGAGTTCGACTACGGGGGCAGCCGGTTCTTGCTGGTAGATACCGCCGGCATCCGCAAGCGCCCCGAGACCGGGGTCGAGGAGCAGGCCATCGGACGCGCCCACCAGGCCATTCTGGACGCCGACGTGGTGTTGCTGGTGGTAGACCCTAAGGAACTCGGCGACCACGAGCTCAAGCTGGCCAACGAGGCCCTGGACGCCGGCAAACCGGTAATCGTGACCATTACCAAGTGGGATCTGATTGAGAGCAAAGAGGAGGCCAAGCGGGTGCGGGCCGATCTGGCCCTCAAACTCTCCCACATCCAGCACCTGCCCATGCTGTACGTTTCGTCCGTTACCAAGCAAAACCTGCACAAGCTGCTCTCGGAAGCGGCCCGGCTCTACGAGCTGGCTCGAGTGCGCTTCGAGACCGCCGAACTCAACCGCTGGCTCTCAGTCTGGAGCACCCAGACCATGCTTCCTAACTTCAAGGGCAAGCCCCTCAAGCTCTTTTTCCTCACCCAGCCCGAGGTAGCCCCCCCGACCTTTGTCTTTTTTTGCAACCACCCCGAGTTTGTGACGCGGGCTTTCGAGGGCTTCTTGCGCAACCGCATCGGCGAAGACCTGGGCTTGCGCGAGATTCCCTTCCGGATGGTTTTTAGGGGCCGCAGGGAGCCGAAGGGTGGGGGAGAGGGTTCGTGA
- a CDS encoding protease complex subunit PrcB family protein has protein sequence MKRWWVLTMLALAGCVPQPEQQPYQLSEIQLLFAENTERWTYFYGEPQAVRLGERSLALTRGPSASPLAVADALLVDGEALYREINPALPRVAQTTRTFPGLQFVVRTNRNVQSTWLFDGGWSRLGNVFASNAAQVVESRPGAPRLAPLSEAENEAVLREILGRRGGRPVVVYEIEPPLVPNRYEPAPAQSRVAALAVQYGLETELTLMPPTPSPTPRILQQGGQSAYTAQNPAAYLASNTSQLVTLWRLATGNQIPQPATPAVDFNLNRVVAFFWGQKPTGGYSVQYISSQLSDNTLRVTLRLLSPAPGAIVTQALTSPFVLLEVPGRFTRVEFADSSGRVLASAAN, from the coding sequence ATGAAGCGATGGTGGGTTCTGACAATGCTGGCGCTGGCGGGTTGTGTACCACAACCGGAGCAGCAACCTTATCAACTAAGCGAGATTCAGTTGCTCTTCGCCGAGAACACCGAGCGCTGGACATACTTTTACGGCGAACCCCAGGCCGTGCGCCTGGGTGAGCGCAGCCTGGCCCTGACCCGTGGCCCCTCGGCCAGCCCCCTGGCCGTGGCCGACGCCCTGCTGGTGGATGGCGAGGCGCTCTACCGGGAGATAAACCCTGCCCTGCCCCGCGTGGCCCAGACCACCCGCACCTTCCCCGGCTTACAGTTTGTGGTGCGTACCAACCGCAACGTACAAAGCACCTGGCTCTTCGACGGGGGCTGGTCGCGGCTGGGCAATGTTTTTGCCAGCAATGCCGCGCAGGTGGTGGAAAGCCGCCCTGGTGCACCCCGACTGGCCCCCCTCTCGGAAGCCGAAAACGAGGCGGTGCTGCGGGAAATTCTGGGCCGCCGGGGAGGGCGTCCGGTGGTGGTGTACGAAATTGAGCCTCCTTTAGTGCCCAACCGCTATGAGCCCGCCCCCGCTCAAAGCCGGGTGGCGGCTTTAGCTGTGCAGTATGGCCTCGAGACGGAGCTAACCCTTATGCCCCCCACCCCCAGCCCCACCCCGCGCATCCTGCAACAAGGCGGGCAGTCCGCCTACACCGCCCAGAACCCGGCGGCCTACCTGGCCAGCAACACCAGCCAGTTGGTGACGCTCTGGCGCCTGGCCACGGGCAACCAGATTCCCCAGCCGGCCACACCGGCAGTGGACTTCAACCTGAACCGGGTAGTGGCTTTCTTCTGGGGTCAAAAACCCACCGGCGGCTACAGCGTGCAATACATAAGCAGCCAGCTTTCGGACAATACCCTGCGGGTCACCTTGCGCCTCTTGAGCCCAGCACCGGGGGCCATTGTGACCCAGGCCCTCACCAGCCCCTTTGTGCTGCTGGAAGTGCCGGGGCGCTTTACGCGGGTGGAGTTTGCGGACTCTAGCGGGCGGGTGCTGGCGAGCGCAGCCAATTAG
- a CDS encoding ABC transporter permease — translation MALTVTAPKASNDTPSRLAIRRFMKSSSGKIGLVMAVFLILLALLAPVFKPYNPATDRDYINRLKPPSAERVFGTDNLGRDVFTRVIHGSRISLQVGLVAVALSLTVGTLLGLIAGYFRGGIEALIGWITDILLAFPSTLLAIAVVAVVGPSLTNAMIAVSITQIPVYIRLARSVVLSARELDYVQAATALGAPNRRILLRHLLPNALPPIIVQATLSIGTATLETAALGFLGLGAQPPAPEWGAMLSDAFRGGYALNSPWTMIFPGLFIMFTVLAFNLLGDGLRDALDPRALK, via the coding sequence ATGGCCCTGACTGTGACCGCTCCCAAGGCCTCCAACGATACCCCAAGCCGATTGGCGATTCGGCGCTTTATGAAATCCAGCTCGGGAAAAATCGGGTTGGTAATGGCTGTTTTTCTCATCTTGCTCGCATTGCTGGCGCCTGTGTTCAAGCCCTATAATCCCGCTACCGACCGCGACTACATCAACCGCCTGAAGCCCCCCTCTGCCGAGCGAGTATTTGGCACCGATAACCTTGGGCGCGACGTTTTTACCCGCGTGATTCACGGCAGCCGAATTTCGCTACAGGTTGGGCTGGTCGCCGTAGCCCTAAGCCTAACCGTAGGCACTTTGCTGGGGCTGATTGCGGGCTACTTCAGGGGCGGAATCGAGGCTCTGATTGGCTGGATTACCGATATTTTGCTGGCTTTCCCTAGCACTTTGCTGGCCATCGCCGTTGTGGCAGTGGTGGGGCCTAGCCTGACCAATGCCATGATTGCAGTCAGCATTACGCAGATTCCGGTCTATATTCGGCTGGCCCGCAGTGTGGTGCTTTCTGCCCGCGAGCTCGACTATGTGCAGGCTGCTACCGCACTGGGCGCACCCAACCGGCGGATTCTACTGCGTCACCTGCTGCCCAATGCTTTGCCCCCAATCATCGTGCAGGCCACCCTTTCCATCGGCACCGCGACGCTCGAGACCGCCGCTTTAGGCTTCCTGGGCCTGGGCGCACAGCCACCCGCACCCGAGTGGGGCGCGATGCTATCGGACGCCTTCCGGGGTGGCTATGCACTTAATTCGCCCTGGACCATGATCTTCCCCGGTCTATTTATTATGTTTACCGTGCTGGCCTTCAATCTGCTGGGCGATGGTCTGCGCGATGCCCTCGACCCAAGGGCCCTTAAGTGA